TCTAATCTCTTCAACACACCATCTTGAAAATAAACAAGATCGGTAGTCCAAGTTTACAGCCCATCAAATATGTGGGTACGTTGCATGAACAATTGAAGCTCCTTGCTGAAAATATGGCAAATGGTTAGCCAAAGGTCACTGACTGAGAAAGTTCTGAACAAATAGACAGTGACTTCATCTAACAAAAGAACTTGGATAATTCAAGCTTTGATTAGCAGCCATTAATGGTCACTGACTAAGACAGTTCTGAACTAATGTTAATCATATCTTGAAAGGAGGACCAGACGCTTCCAACAAATGGttcaaaatgttttaaaaaaaaacctagaGACCTTTTACATATCAAAGTAAACAAATTTAAGACATGGTACATGCACAATTCTTTTTTGAACCATAATGGCATTTCATTGTCCAAACAGACAACGAAGTTAACTTGAAAGGATGAAGGAGACCCATGCAAATTTGGACTCTTAATTCGTCGTCGACCATCAGAAATCTTGTGCATCCTCCAACGAAAATGATTAGTCCATTACTCGGATAAACTGTTGATCCACGTACAATTTTTGATGGCGCGGATTTGGACCTCTTAACTTTGCTCACCCTGAGAAAGATCTAAAGCTCAAGGTTCACTAATCTGATTGATTTTCACCCATTATGTGCTCGCATCTCAATTTCCCAAATGATACACACACTGGATTATTGACTCTAAAACTCTTGAAGGAGAACATGTATGCCTCCCCTTACATCAATTGTCACCATGAGCATAAATAGTAAATAACCGAGTTAAGAAATTCATGAAAAATCAGTCAACGTCATGACATAACTATTTGATTAAGACtcatgtgagacagtctcaaagatctatatccgtgagacgggttGACTCAATCCATACTGACAAAGAAAAATGATCCTTTTGACACAACTAGTAATATATTCAGAAACTAGGTCGGATTGgagatacgtctcacaaaattgatccgtaagAAAATTCCATAGAAGTTTTAGTGTAAATATTTAGTTCaaatatgttgaaaattagctcaagaggaaaaaatatatatattgaaatttttgttttgtgaaaaaaatataaagatttaAACTCGCACCTACAAACTCGAATTTCCTAAACATATTGACCTGAAAATCGGGTAACTGACCCGAGCTACCCGACTACCCTAACTACCCAATCCGTGCACACTCTTTTCGTTAACTTGAACATCGAAGGATGTCGCTGGTTAGCCCGACGCCATGAACGCTTGTTCATGAAACACGTGACAACTAATGAAACTTATTTTTTTAGCTGATAGCTGATCACCCAGATTGGTTGATCGCCTGGATTGGTTGTCCACTCGAATTAGCTGATCACTTGGATTGGTTGTGCACCTCAATTTGCTGATCATAGGATTGCCTGATCTCGTTTGAATCCTCTCATTTCGAGTAACACTATTTCATGGCTACAACAATACCATTTTatatagaaaattatatttaatatctataatattattattattattattataaataaatgtaaATAATATTAGTTTGTTTGAGTGATTTAAAATCGAGAATTTAAATCCATATGAGAGCATTTTGATCAACAtcattttaacaaaattatcCTTAATTATCggattataaaaatcatgacttacaataaaataaatataaaaaataaaatagataatctttacctaaattttttaaaaatatacaaaCTCTACCCAAAAAAGTTTTATATTAACAtttaatatatagaaaaaaaaatcgattacaTAGGACGCATACTTGAATATATGATCATTCTATACTACATCGTTAGGTGAAGTGACTAACTTTGGTGTcactctatatttttttttataaaccaaaatcatcactctttaaaatattaaaatattcctTCCTACTAAAcaaaattatcataaaaaactaaattttgtaaatttgttTTAATAGATAACTAACATATcctgctaaaatattttatttatctttatctatacttttgaattttcaaataattatatcattattagtccaaaaattattattaaacacaataaatttttataacaaatattaaataatatttaatatttaatttttaattttaatataatttctattttttaaacataattcACTCACCAAAAAAATGTATACGCATGTGTCACACGCTTAACgtaaaaaattaatgtatatGCACGCGACACATATTACTAGTTATTATTAAGAGtaggtattttgtgagactgtctcaaaAATCTTTATCCGTGAAACGGGTCAATCctattgatattcacaataaaaaataatattcttagcataaaaagtaataatttttcatggatgacccaaataaaagatccgtttcacaaaatacgacccgtgagaccgtctcacacaagtttttgtctgaGGTATTAGAGTTTTACAATTTGatattgtgatattttatttttggtgttATTTGATAAGTGATATCAACTCAAATCATAAAAGTCGTGCTTTTCAAAATTGGACAAATCGATAGCAAATAAGTCTGGATTATTCGAGATGaatcaatatatcaaatttaaatacgaatatttaataacttttaatgtctctcttttttcttcttattttgcCCCTTGAACTTGGATTTGGTACCCAGGACCCGAAAGTAAAATCGGATATGGGTTCAACAGTAGGAGACATATGGGGCAGAGATGCACGTGGGATTTTGAATTGAGATTCCAATGGGGCTCCGAATCGTGGGACCCGTTACTCATCAAATCAGCGTCCTGTCTGACTTGACCGAATGATGCGGGATTCTCGTCCTTTTGAATCTCTCCAGCTCCACCACTACCTCTTCCACTAGCTGGACCCGGTGTTCACTTGTAGGGGTAAATTAGACATTCTACTACCctttacataattttttttaattataattttttttaatcttttcaattttaattttttttgttggaatGTTTATACAATATATATTCACACATCGATACGATAAAATGTTacattatttcaaataaaaatgattaaaagtaCAAAAATTATAAACTCATTGAACTCAAACCAAATTACTTGAGGAACCAGATCCCAAAATAAGTCAATTTATAAgattattttttgtaattttcccTTAAAATTAGATGAATACTAAACATTATCCAAATGCATTGATAATGTATTTCTAAAAGGACAAAAACTTGTaagagacggtctcacgggtcgtatttgtgagacagatctttatttgggtcatccatgaaaaagtattactctttatgctaagagtattattttttattatgaatatgggtagggttgaccggtctcacagattaagatccgtgagacggtctcacatgaaacCCACTCTTCTAAAAGATATAAAACCTTACATCTTTTTACATACTTAAACAACTTATAAGATCATATTATATTCcatgattttttcaaataaatttatctAAAGATTCTCGTAATTacttaatatttcaaatttgtatGACAACGACGAAGAGGCCAATTTGAGCATAATTCAAACTAATGGGTTTatccaaaaaacaaaaacaaaaaaatctgcatgtaattttttaatttaattaattttaaaaatgttaattttagtCTCACGTGTATTAGAGTGATATTTTTAGTCGTGTATCTTTCTTTGAATATAATCAATTTTTGTCATTCTTatataaatcatgtaattaaagaACTGATATtgtgattaaatttttataatcatgtaGTAAAAAAATCTCTTTTATAATCATGTAGTAAAAAAATCTCTCGTAACATGCACGCGAGTTTTACaatgtaattataaaaatttaacaatgatataattaaattaattatatgattaaatgagagacaattttgatcatcaaaaaataattattagactataattgattaaaagaaagatataTAACTAAAAATATCACACAACAATATCTACGTAACTAAAACTGATATTTCACttctaaaaatatcaaataaaaatatcataaatcaaTAAACACGTTACtaaattttacatttaaaaattacaaaaattttcAGATACGACGTCACATCAATGgttaaaatcattaaattttctATTAATAGTTTATCTATAATATAGGGTGGGCAGggttttctatatatatatgattaggTTTTCCAGTTTGCCCCTTTATGCACATGTGCTTTGGGTTCTGCACACTACTTTTCGTCTTCTTCGAGGTTTCACTGTTCTTTTCACCACACGTTTTCCACTTTCACCTCCCTTCGTCTCAACTCTACTTAAAATTTTCacatttgtaaaataaaattttataattaatttttttaaaggaaactttaaaatcattttttgaaaatcatATTATATACAATATAATTCAATGTAgggaacatatatatataataatccaATTTCTATAAGTGATATACATCatgacatatatatatttcNTATTTATAATTTGAGACAGGTTAACATGTGATATTCGACGccaatataaaatttatgttatatttgaaAGACATGTGAGGTCATTAGTCGGAAAGGGATGTTCATGATCGAGAACCTGGCctatatatttgaaaaacttaggaataaattaatttaagtactGCAATGTTatcaataaacaaataaataagtaaattatattagaaCACTTGTATAGAAAGAGGTAAATGAATCAAACTGTTTGTAAGTTATTTGAAATTCGATTGATCTCATTTAATGAAATTCGTTAAGATAAACGAACCAAGCTCGAGCTTAACAATATTCGACTCGTTAGCACGTGAACATGATGTTCGTTGGTAAATTTACGAATCATCTcttagatgaaaaaataataattttgatatttgattttgcacattatttatgaaatatatacttgaataagctcgtgaacctttaatatatttgttaaaTAAAACTCGAGCTCGACTTAATTATAAACGAATCAAGCTCATCCCTTCAAGACTTTGTGTGGACTCCGAAGATTACATCCCTGCTTGCACAAGCTGGACAGAAGCACACACAGTAACTGAACAATGTTACTGATCTGAAACTGCTAATATTGCTCCTAACAGTACTGCCACCAGGTTGTGCATCAAATTCAATAAATCTCATCCCCAAAGACTAAAGCTTAGTAAAATATATGCTGCCAAGAATTATTGATACCGGGGATTTGATATGTGGGATAGATGTAGTGTGCATGTTAGTTGATTAACCTTCATCCGGCGGCGGCGGTTGCGGTGGTTGAGGCAGCTGGCGCTTCCGCTTCTTCTCGTAGCTGATTCCTCTGGCCTTCGACTGCAAATCACGAACTTCACGGAGGTAAAGCCTTACAGCTCTTGCTCCAAACGGGTTATTCTCTGGCTTGCCGCCGTTTTCCTCGTAGGCAGCGCGGAGACGGCCGATGAGGGCGTCAAGGCTGCCCCAAGCCTGGCGGAGCGGGCAAGGGCAGGGGGCGGGTGGGTTGGGGTGGCCGTAGAAGGGGCAGATTGGGGTGTGGACCTTTGTTTTCCCGAACTGGTCAAGGTAGCGGAGGAATTCGAGCACGTGGGCTCCGCTGCAACGGGAGAGAGAAAGCGGGGGGCGGTGGTTCTTCAGATACTGCCCGAAAGTGTTCCAGTCGCGGCGTTTCTGGTTCTCGTAGCGGCTGAGA
This genomic window from Primulina huaijiensis isolate GDHJ02 chromosome 7, ASM1229523v2, whole genome shotgun sequence contains:
- the LOC140980083 gene encoding protein LIGHT-DEPENDENT SHORT HYPOCOTYLS 3-like encodes the protein MDSPRSPEMESADSKISGSSINTGNTYATTSSSAGTSSSGGASTLSRYENQKRRDWNTFGQYLKNHRPPLSLSRCSGAHVLEFLRYLDQFGKTKVHTPICPFYGHPNPPAPCPCPLRQAWGSLDALIGRLRAAYEENGGKPENNPFGARAVRLYLREVRDLQSKARGISYEKKRKRQLPQPPQPPPPDEG